The Struthio camelus isolate bStrCam1 chromosome 5, bStrCam1.hap1, whole genome shotgun sequence genome has a segment encoding these proteins:
- the RAG2 gene encoding V(D)J recombination-activating protein 2 — protein MTQSPGVMSLQMVSAISNSSLIQPGFSLLNFGGQVFFFGQKGWPKRSCPTGVFLLDIKQNELKMKPAIFSKDSCYLPPLRYPAICTLRGNAESDKYQYIIHGGKTPNNDLSDKIYIMSLVSKNSKKATFQCIEKDLAGDVPEARYGHTINVVHSRGKSMSVIFGGRSYIPLGQRTTEKWNSVVDCLPSVFLVDFEFGCCTSYILPELQDGLSFHVSVARNDTIYILGGHSLQNNIRAPSLYKLKVDLPLGSPAVTCTVLPGGISVSSAVVTQIGDTEFVLVGGYQSDNQKRLVCNTIVLEDSKIEIVERESPQWTPDIKHCKMWFGCDMGKGSVLLGIPGDNKQMISDANYFYILRCRGAEEDEEEELTAQTCSQASTEDLGDSTPFEDSEEFCFSAEANSFDVDDTDTYNEDDEEDESETGYWITCSASCNVDINTWVPFYSTELNKPAMILCSSGDGHWVHAQCMDLSESMLLRLSEANVKYFCNEHVDLNKGLQTPKKVGQLRKQPMKPLRKKKAMKLTPVKKSFLRRLFE, from the coding sequence ATGACCCAGTCACCAGGTGTAATGTCACTGCAGATGGTATCAGCTATCAGTAACTCGTCCTTGATtcagcctggcttttctctgctgaATTTTGGTgggcaggttttcttttttgggcAGAAAGGATGGCCAAAGAGGTCCTGTCCCACTGGTGTTTTCCTCCTTGATATAAAACAGAATGAGCTCAAAATGAAACCTGCAATCTTCTCCAAAGATTCCTGTTATCTTCCCCCTCTCCGCTACCCTGCTATTTGCACTCTCAGAGGCAATGCAGAGTCCGATAAGTACCAGTATATCATTCATGGTGGGAAAACACCTAACAACGATCTTTCTGACAAGATTTACATTATGAGTCTCGTAAGCAAAAATAGCAAGAAAGCCACGTTTCAGTGCATTGAGAAAGATCTGGCCGGAGATGTCCCTGAAGCTAGATATGGACATACAATTAATGTAGTTCACAGCCGGGGAAAAAGCATGAGTGTTATTTTTGGAGGTAGATCATATATTCCTCTTGGACAAAGAACCACTGAAAAATGGAATAGTGTGGTTGACTGTTTGCCATCTGTGTTTCTGGTTGATTTCGAGTTTGGATGCTGTACGTCGTACATACTTCCAGAGCTTCAAGACGGACTTTCTTTCCATGTTTCAGTCGCCAGAAATGATACGATCTACATTTTGGGTGGTCACTCGCTTCAAAATAATATCAGGGCCCCCAGCTTATACAAGCTAAAAGTTGATCTGCCACTGGGCAGCCCAGCTGTGACTTGCACTGTCTTGCCGGGGGGGATATCTGTGTCAAGTGCTGTCGTGACTCAAATTGGTGATACGGAATTTGTCCTCGTTGGGGGCTATCAGTCTGACAACCAGAAAAGGCTAGTTTGTAACACCATAGTTTTAGAAGATAGCAAGATAGAGATTGTGGAAAGGGAGAGCCCACAATGGACACCAGATATTAAACATTGCAAGATGTGGTTTGGCTGTGATATGGGCAAAGGGTCTGTATTGCTGGGCATTCCAGGGGACAACAAACAGATGATCTCAGATGCAAACTACTTCTACATTTTGAGATGTAGAGGAGCAgaagaggacgaggaggaagAACTGACAGCCCAAACTTGCAGTCAGGCATCTACTGAAGACCTGGGAGACTCCACTCCATTTGAAGATTCAGAAGAGTTTTGTTTTAGTGCTGAAGCCAATAGCTTTGATGTTGATGATACTGACACTTAcaatgaagatgatgaagaagaTGAATCAGAAACGGGCTACTGGATCACCTGCTCTGCCAGTTGCAATGTTGACATTAACACCTGGGTCCCTTTCTATTCAACAGAACTCAACAAGCCTGCAATGATCCTGTGTTCCAGTGGGGATGGCCACTGGGTCCACGCACAATGTATGGATCTGTCAGAGAGCATGCTCCTGCGTCTCTCAGAAGCAAACGTCAAGTACTTCTGCAATGAGCATGTTGACCTTAATAAAGGGCTCCAAACTCCCAAGAAGGTGGGGCAACTGAGAAAACAACCCATGAAACCACTGCGCAAAAAGAAAGCCATGAAGTTAACACCAGTGAAGAAATCCTTTCTTCGGAGATTATTTGAATAG